ATTTTAACAATAAAAGGGTAACATTATCCGTATTTAAGGACATCTGAGCCGTATTTTGAAGCATTTCAATCCACTTTTTCATAAAAAAGACGAAAAAAATATCTGTATACAAATTATTTGTGTAACTTTGCCATCTGATTGATTTAGAGACTAAAATGAGGACTGAAAGATGAAATACAAAATACTTTTTTTGATATGCCTGATGTTAGGTACAACTCTGAGAATGGCTGCACAGGATGATGAGACCCATCCGGAAAACAGGGATGTAGATATGGACAGCCCTACCTTCGAGCCGATGGTGAAAGTCGGCAAGGTATTGCAGGGAAAGGACAGCATACAATATGTGGAGGTCAACAATGTCTATGTATATCCCGAACCGGTATTCAAGAATGCCAAGCAGCGCATGGCTTACAACAGACTGGTATATAATGTAAAAAAGGTGCTGCCTATTGCTAAAGAGGTAAGAAAGATTATCATCGAAACCGGTGAATATCTGGAGACTCTGCCTAACAAGAGAGCAAAGGATGCACATATGAAACTGGTAGAGAAAGGTATCAAGGAGGAATACACGCCAAGAATGAAAAAACTGACATACGCACAGGGTAAACTCTGCATCAAGTTAGTTTACCGCGAATGCAATTCTTCCTCTTACCAACTGATACAGGCTTTCCTGGGTCCAGTGAGAGCTGGCTTCTATCAGGCCTTCGCTTGGGCTTTCGGTGCGAGCCTTACCAAGAAGTATGATCCGAACGGAGTAGATAGATTAACAGAGAGAGTGGTAAGACAAGTTGAGTCTGGGCAGATATAATTTCCGTTCAAAGACGCTGAATGTCGATTCAAAGACGTTGAACGGACATTCAACGACTATGAACGGAGATTTCAACAGGGCTAAAAAAGAAGTGTTCCCAAAGAAAGCAACAACTTTCCTTAGGAACACTTCCTTTTATACCCAAATGCGGTGCCTATCTATTCCTCTGTATAAAGCACCTGAATCATCGTCTGACCCACAGCCTTCAGAACATTTTTATCCAAATGAGCCATATCATCACTTACCGTATGCCAGGTAGGACCAAAACTGCTCTGCTGGCAGTCAGGATAATAGGCTATCACATCAATCGTAGGAATCTTCGCCTTTTCATTTACCGGGATATGAT
This is a stretch of genomic DNA from Segatella hominis. It encodes these proteins:
- a CDS encoding DUF4294 domain-containing protein, which gives rise to MLGTTLRMAAQDDETHPENRDVDMDSPTFEPMVKVGKVLQGKDSIQYVEVNNVYVYPEPVFKNAKQRMAYNRLVYNVKKVLPIAKEVRKIIIETGEYLETLPNKRAKDAHMKLVEKGIKEEYTPRMKKLTYAQGKLCIKLVYRECNSSSYQLIQAFLGPVRAGFYQAFAWAFGASLTKKYDPNGVDRLTERVVRQVESGQI